The genome window TTTTATAAATTTATAAAATGTTTCTCGTTAAAATGTTTTTTTTGTTTTATTAATTTGATTTTCAATTATTACTGAATATGGAAGATAAAAAAAAGGTTATTGCATTGGCAAAAAATTATTTGAGAGGTGAAGATATTTCTAATGATGTCCGCTTCGAAGATTTGTACCAAAATCTAGTTCAATTTGAACAGTATGGCTATGCTGCTGAAATACTGCTGAAAAAAATCGCTGACAACGAAGATCAAGGTGCTGAAGTAAAGTTATCGCAATATCAGGATTTAGCCGAAAATATATATAAGGACAGTACATTGTCTTCCTATTTTAAATTTGATAAAGCAATAAATACGCTGAAATCATTTTGTGATTTAGAAAAGACAAAAAATTCGAGAACGCTTGGTATAGCAGGTGCCGTATATAGAAGTAAATGGAAATTTGATCACCAGTTTCATAATTTACTACAGTCAAGAGCCTATTACAAAAAGGGATATCTGATTTGGAAAAATAAACAGCATAAATCTATTTTAACCGAAACAGAGTGCATTAATACTGCTGTGAATTATGCCAATCTCAATGAGTTAATTGTGATTGAAAACTTAGAAGGGCTTTCAGAAACTTGTGAAATTACCGCAGAAACACTTGTGCGGTTTGAAACTGCCCAAAAGACAAGAAAAGAAATTGTTGACGAATATCTGATCGATACAGATGAAGTGATTTTTAAAGACGGAATACAGGATAAAGAAAAATTATATGAGGCACTGGCTGAAGCCTTTTTTGGACTCAGAATGTATAATAAAGCACTTTATTTCATAAAACTATATACTAAGGATAAGAAAGAGAATTGGGAGATTAAATCCTTTAGCAAGCAGATTTATAATTTAGCTAATTATCAGAATGCAGAGAAATATCAAAAATCTACGAATAAGGATCCTTTTCAAAAAAGTGAAATTATAGAGGAAGGACAAAACAGCTGCCTGACTGCGTTAAATCTTCAGGCAGATAAAAACGGTGATGAAAATAGCGTAAAACAAAAACCGCAGAATAAAGTAGGGATTGGGCTTTCGGGCGGCGGATTTAGGGCTTCATTATTTCATATTGGTGTTTTGGCCGCATTGGCCGAAAAGGATAAACTGAAAGATGTTGAAGTAATTTCCTGTGTCTCTGGAGGTTCGATAATTGGTGCTTTTTATTATTTGAAAATCAAGCAGCTGTTTGAAAGTAAGCGGGATGAAGAAATCGCTCAGGAAGATTATATCCAAATTGTGAAAGAAATAGAAAAAGAGTTTTTAGACGCAGTCCAAAAGAATATACGAATGCGCCTGCTGACCAATTTTTTCAAAAATGTAAAGATGTGGAAAGGGGATTCTTATTCCCGCTCCAACAGGCTGGCCGAATTGTACGAGGAGTATTTTTATAATCCGCTGTTACCCAAAAACAAGCGGAAGGACAGTGAATTTATTAATATGAGTGATTTATTTATTAATCCTTTTGGAAACGAATCATTTAAACTGAATGATGATAATTGGAAAAGAATGAATAAAGTGCCTCAATTAATTTTAAATGCTACTGCTGTTAATACAGGACATAACTGGCAGTTTACGGCTTCCTGGATGGGAGAACCGCCTACTTATATTTCGGATGAATTTGATGTGAAACCCCGCTTGAGACGAATGTATTATGAAAATGCGCCCGAGGACTACCAAAAATTCAGGCTGGGGTATGCAGTAGCTGCTTCCTCCTGTGTGCCTGTTCTGTTTCAGCCTTTGGTACTGAAAGGGCTGTATAAAAATTTTGATTTGGAATTGATTGACGGAGGCGTTCATGATAATCAGGGGATTGCATCAATATTAGAACAGGAATGTAATGAAATTATAGTAAGCGATGCCAGTGCTCAAATGCCGGATAATGCAATACATACAGGTAATGCAATGTCCCTTTTTTTTAGGGTAGATACTATTTTACAGGAACGCCTGCGCGAGATTCAATTATTGGATTTAAAATCCCGAAAGTATACATCAATTGTTGCCAGACTTTCTATTGTTCATTTAAAAAATGGATTGGAACAGCTTCCTGTGAGCTGGATTGACTGCACCGATGTAAATCGAAGCATTTTGTATGATAAAGAAATTGAAGACGAAAATGCACTCCTGAAATATGGTATAATGAAGAAGATACAAAAAGGTCTCAGCGAAGTAAGAACCGATCTGGATTCTTTTAATGATCTTGAAGCATATGCTTTAATGTACAGCGGGTACAAACAAATGACGCATGAAAGCTGTTCGGAAAATGTGAAAAAAGCAGATTGGAGCTTTTTGAGAATAACTGAAAGCTGTACACTTCCCGCCAAAGAAAAACAGCTGGCTGCGCAGCTGAAAGTGAGCGGTTATGTACCCTTTAAGATTATCAGAAGGTCAAAAGCCTTAAGTTATACGGTATTGGGTATTGGCGGATTGATGGTACTTGGGCTGCTAATATATTTAGTTGGCAATTGGGATAATCCAAGTCCGCTCTTGACGATATCAATTTCCTATGATCTTATCGGTTTGGCATTGATTGTGTTTTTGGTGAGTTTTTTATCCAAATTTTTGTCACAGATAATCAATATTGAAAGTGTCCTTAAGAAAAAAGCTTTTTTGTTTTTACTGATAACCATCGGGTGGATTTTTTCACTGCTGTATATAGCAATTATCAATCCATGTTATAATAGATTAGGAAAAGTAAAGTAAATGAAAAAATTAGGTCTCATAGGCGGTATCAGCTGGGTTTCAACAGCAGATTATTATAAGTTTATAAATGAAGGAATCAACAAAGAGCTAGGCGGTGTGAATTTTGCCGAGTGTATTATTTATTCTTTTAATTATGATGACATTAAAAGAAATAATGAAAACAACGACTGGGAATCAACATTCAATATGCTGTCTAAAGCCTGCCAAAATTTGAAAAACTGCGGTGCAGAAGCCATTATTCTTTGTGCCAATACGATGCATCTTATCGCTGACCAGATTCAGGAAAGTATCGATTTACCATTGATTCACATTGCTGTGGAGACCGCAAAGGAAGTCCAGAAAAGAGGTGTCAAAAAAGTGGGTCTTCTTGGAACAAAATTTACGATGGAATTGGATTTTTTTAAAGACAAATTAACAGCTTTAGATATTGAAGTAATAATCCCTGATGCTGACGACAGGGATTTTATACACGATACTATTTTTGATGAATTGGGAAAAGGACTGTTTCTAGAAACTACTTCGGCACGCTATCTCTCTATTATAGAAAAACTTATCGATAATGGAGTTGAAGGAATTATTCTGGGCTGTACCGAAATTCCTTTGTTGGTGAAGCAGGAAATGGTAAAAGTTCCTGTGTTTGATACTGCTTTGATTCATTCTAACGCAGCAGTTGCATTTGCTTTAGGTAAAATATAAAATTTGATGAAGTATTACGAAGCTAAATGCACGGCATTCGCTTTTAAAAGTTTCTGACACGAATTACACTAATTTGCACGAATTAAGATTGCTTAATTACACAAAATATTCAAAACTGTAAAAATTTGTAAAATTTGGCTTCAATTTTGATAAGAATTTAGTGTTAATTGGTGAAATTCGTGTTTATCTTTTTTTTAAAATGCGAATGAGGTGAGCTAAATACGTTTTAATCCTTCGATTAATAAATCAATATCTTCTTTGGTATTAAAATGGCTGAAAGAAATTCGGATATTTGGTTTTTTTAATTCATCAGGGGAAAGCATTTCTGCCAATACGTGTGAAGGCCTGATACTTCCTGACTGACATGCACTGCCTCGAGAAACCGCAATTCCTTTCATATCCAGATGAAATAAAATCATCGAAGTTTTGCTTTCGTCCATTGGCAGAGTGACATTGAGCAGATTGTAAAAAGTATTCTCTCCATTGATTTTAAAATCAGGGAAATTTGCTTTTAATTTTTCAACAGTATATTCTTTCAATGAATCAATATAAAGGCTTTCGGTTTCTAGGTTTTCATATGAAAGTTCTAAGGCTTTTGCCATTCCTGCAATCTGATGAACAGCTTCTGTTCCTGCGCGCTGTCCTTTTTCCTGCTCACCGCCAAAAAACAACGGCTGCAGTCCCGAATTTTTTCGGACAAAAGCAAAACCAGCACCTTTTGGACCGTGAAATTTATGGGCACTGGCCACTATAAAATCGATAGGTGTATGCTGTAAATCAATTTTAGCTTTTCCGATGGACTGCACTGTATCTGAATGAAATAAAGCTTTATGCTCCTGGCAGATCTGGCTTACTCTGTCAAGGTCTAAAACAGTTCCGGTTTCATTATTAACATGCATCAGCGATACCAAAGTCTTTTTTTCTTCGGATAATAATTCGGCTAAATGTGTCAAATCTAACTCTCCATTTGGTTTCACATTTACATAATCCACCTGAATGCCGTATTCATCTTGAAGTGCCATTGCTGTATGAAGCACAGCGTGATGTTCTATTTTACTGGTAATGATACGCTCAATTTTTAAATTTTTTACTGCTGACCGTAAAATCCAATTGTCAGCTTCTGTACCGCAGGAAGTGAAAATGATTTCAGATGCTGCAGCATTTAGCTGTCTGGCAATTGATTTTCGGGAGAGTTCAAGTATACTTTTGGCATTGCGTCCCTGACTATGAGTAGAAGATGGATTTCCATAATCTTCGGTCAGTATTTTGGTCATCTCCAGAATTACTTCGGGACGAAGTGCTGTTGTAGAGGCGTTATCAAGATATGCTTTTTTCATACTATACAGATTTTGAATCCGGAACAATTGTTTTGGATTTATTTTTTTTGCCAAATAACACTTTCTTATTGAAAATAATAATGGAGATTAAAATAAGGGAATACGAAAGCATTTGAAGCAGACTTACATCTTCTTTGAAATAAAAAACAGCCAAGGAGAAATTGATTATCGGATTGATATACATTAGGATTCCTACTGTGGATGAATCAAGTCCTTTTAATGCATACAGGTTTAAGAAAAGCGGAATAATTGTAAAAAGCACAACGATACAGAATAAACAAGTATAAAATAATGGTTCTGTTGGGATTGCTCCGCTGTAACTTGGATAAAATGGCAGAATAAGTAAAGCAATAAAAAGCAGCTGAATATTCAAAATCAGAAACTTATCTATTTCACAGTTCTTACGCTGGCTAACCAGATATAACGCATAAGTAGAAGCTACTACAAGGCTGTAAAGAATATCCTGAAAATGATTTAGGGACAATAAAACACAGCTTATTGTACTAATGCAGACCGCTGTCCATTTCCATTTATTTAATTTTTCCCGAAGAAGAAAAAAGGCAAAAACGGTGGTTAATATAGGGCAGATCAAGTAGGCCAATGATCCTGCTTTCACATTTACATGATTAATTACATATATAAAAATCAGCCAGTTGGAAGCTAAAATTAAACTGCCGGTCAAGGTTAATATGATAATTTTCTGTTTTGTTTTTTTAGTCATTATCTTAAAATCATCCCAGTTTTTTTTGATGTTTTTTCGTCGAAAAATGAGATTTATGGCTGTCAGAATAAATACGCTGAAAAACACACGATAGAACATTATATCGAGTGAAGGATAACTGGAAATTGGTTTTAATGCCAGACTGAAAAAACCCCAGAGAAAAAAAGCTGAAAAAGCCGCAAAGTAGTAATTGTATTTTTTCATCGAAAAGTAGAATTCGGTACAAAGATAAGGATTTATGCATTTTCTGAGCACCAAAATTGAGAGACTAAGATACGCACTGAAGCTAAGAAAATTTAATTACTGGTTAAGAAAAACGGAATTAATAACGGGATTGAAAAATGTCTGCAGTTAATTTGTTCTAAATGTTAATATCCAATAAAATTTACTTTCAAAAGGTCTGACATCTTAGAGATACTTTTGTTAAAATATGCGTTTTAGATCTATAACTGTTTTTGGAACAAATTAAATGTCATATTTTTGTTCTAAATAAAAGAAGAATGAAAAGATTTATAGGAGTTTTATGTTGTGCAATTGCTTTTTCAGCCTGTGATGATGGAGATTTAGTAGTTGATACAATTAATTTTGATGAAATAACAACAAGTACCTGTGCAGAGAATAATTTGCTTTTTAAACTCAAAGGAGCAGAATCTCTGATTTTAAATATTCCCGCAGAAACTTTTAAAGAAGAAGCAACAGAAAAAGATACCCCAATTAAATTAGATGTCAATTCGACAAACCAAGTGGTGTATAGTTTTTATGACGGTAAAGTTGCTGATGGAAATGTATGTGATTTAATTCGTCCCTCAACTCCGAATATAAAAACACAATGGGATGCTTCCTCTGGTGTTATTCAAATTACAACAGAAGCTGTAAAAACATCAAATGTTGCGGATAATAGTTCAAAAATAACAGGTTATAAGCATAATATTGTTTTTAAAAATATCACTTTTGCCAAAGGAGATGGTACCACTCAGTTTTATGAAAGCTTTATTTTTGGAGATTATTTGAAAACGATAACTCCGCTGCCATTAGCTTTTGATAAAAAATTATCTCTTTGTGATAACTATTTGGTTTATGAATTTTATGCGAGTGAATCGTTAACGCTAAAAATTGATCCAAAGTTAATTATTAACGAAGTTACCCCTATAGATAAGCCAAGAACAGGAACTATAGGATTAGTTAATGATAAATTAGTTAATAATAAATTGGTTTACCGTATGTTTAACAGTATTGTGTCTTCCAATTATTTTTGTGGTTCAACAGATCCAACTGTACCAACAGTTAAAGAAGAATGGTTAGGAAAAGAAGGTACTATTGAAGTTACTACTACTACAGCTGGTCCAAATATATTTAAACATACAATTGTCCTGAAAGGCGTAACCCTTGAAAAAGGGAATAGTAATTTCCAATTGGGTGATAACTACAAATATGGAGACTTGGAAACTATTAAACCATAAGTGAAAATATAATTTATAAAAAAACGTCAATGCTAAGAAAGTATTGACGTTTTTTTATGGGATAAAATAAGATCAGTTTATTTGTTTTGTTTAAAATAAACTTCGGTAGCTCCCTGACCGTATTTTTGATAATTGGCATCCTGAAAAACGATATTATCATAACGGCCTAAAAGGAAATCTAATTCGGCTTTGAGGATACCTTCGCCTACGCCGTGTATGAAAACAATTTTCGGTATGCGGTTGCGAATGGCGAATTCAATATGACGCTGGGCAGTTTCTGCTTGTAAAGTCAAAATATCATAATTGGACATACCGCGTTTATTAGGAACCAGTTTTTCGATATGCAGATCAAATTCCGGGACAGGCAGTTCGTTTTTGTCTTTTTTCTCTTTTACAAAACTGCGCGGTTTCGGTATTTCCTTTTCCTTCTTGATTTCATTAATGTTAATGCCTTTGATGCCTTCCATAAGATTGGCAGATTCACCAATTTTGATAAGCTCGCCGGCATTGTAATTCATTACAAAACCATCTGTAGTTTCGATAGTTACTACACCGTCTTTTACTGATAGCACCACGCCGTCAACAGCATCATCCAGCACTGAAACTTTATCTCCTTTATTGAACATCGTCTTCGTTATTATCTTGGTTTTTACTTGGAGTTTTGCTGCTTAAACGCATCATTCCCATCATAAAAATGACAATAGCAATCACCATTACATATATATTTTTATCAGTACTTGTCTGCTCGTAGAGCGCAGTACCAATTGCGAAAGCCATTATCAGAATTACAAATTTTTTCATCATTTCATTTTCAGGCTTCAAAAATACTAAACTTTAGGAGAGTATTGTTTAAAGCTGCTGAGATTTTCAAAATTCACTTTTATGACTTATTATTTTTAATTATTTCTTTTGGTCTGCAAATGTTCTTAGTGCCGATAAATCCTAGCCCTGATAGAAGTGAAAATCCTTTTGTGCCGGTGTTCGGCACAAAAGATTGCAGCGGATAGCAGGATTAAGCTCCTAATTAACTGTTTTATTTATTCCAGTCAATTTTTCTGGAAAAATACATTATAGCTGCCAATATGGAGAATAGACCAATGCTTCCTACCAGTAAAGCGTAATTTTCTAATTGAATAATGACATAAATAAAGGAGTATAACCCAGTGAGAGAAGCGGCGATGAACAGCGGAAATTTGCTTCCTTTCAGAATCGAAACCGAGTACAATGCAATGAGCGTAATGACTGCGACGGCCGCAATCAGATAGGCTTTTGTGAAGCTGCTGTGTTCAGTAATAGAAATAAGCAGGGTGTAAAATAAAATAAGCGCCAGACCTATCATAGAATATTGGAAAATATGAATTTTGATTTTGCTTATCGACTGGATTAGGAAGAAAATCAAGAATGTCAAGCCTATTACCAGAAAACCATATTTGGCTGCTCTTTCGTTCTGCTGGTATTGATTCACCGGAATTACAAAATCGACTCCAAAAGCATAGGTTCCTAAATCGGGCAGATTTTCGAAGAACTGCTGTGAAAATGCTCTGTTGATATGCAGGATTTTCCAGCTGGCAGAAAACCCGCTGGCATCGATTGTTTTTGTTTTATCATCTGGAAGAAAATTACCTGTAAAACTTGGCGATCCCCAGTTGGACAGCATGCTCAGCTGTGTGGTTTTTCCAATAGGAACCATTTTTATCTGCTTGCTTCCGTTGTAAGTGATGTCAAAACCAAAACTTGTTTTGGCTGTTTTCAGAATGCTTTTCAGATCTATAAAACCAGTTTCTAGAGCTTGCGTAGTATCATTTAGATTTGTGCTGTAAACAGGTTCAAAAGTAAATTTGGTGCCGCCAAAATTGATTTTCACTTCGTCTTTGATGCTTTTTAAATTGGTAGTTTTGATTAAAATAGTGGCTTTGTTCCATTGGATAACTTCAGCAGGAATATTTTTACTGCTAAAATCGGGCTGAATGTAATAGCCTTCAAAATTCATTTTGGAACTGTATACAACCGATTCATAATTGTTTCGGTTAAGGACTTTGGTGACTACATTGGATTTGGCTTTTAAATCTTCTGGGAAGAAATAAGCGTATCTGGTGATTGCTTTTCGCTGTTTTAAAGTTTCATTTGTTTTTTGATTGATTGATAAAGTTTCGTCAAATGTGGTGTACGGAACTTTTAGTATTGGTCCGTAGAAGTAAACACTTTCTCCCCATTTGTCATTGATTTCAGTGATAACTTCTTCCTGACGATAAGAACGTTCGATTATCAGGCTTTTGACAAATTCCAGCGGAATGAGCAATACTAAAGTAAGTATACCAATCATAATCATTTTGGCGGTGTTAGATTGAAAAAAAGGGGTTGGTGCGGGGTTTTGATTTTCTGTTGTTTCCATGTTTTTTGGGTTTAGTAATGATTAAAAAATAAAATTGTAATAGAGTATGCTTATTGGAATGTTACATAATAGAATGATTAGTTTTAATGCTAATTTTTTTCTTTCATCCGGTAAAATAATACAGAGAAAAACAAGATATAAGAACATAATAGAATTTATAATTATTGAAAAAAGCACATAATACCAGCCTATTATTAAAATCATTTTTCCATGAGCATCGGACTTAAATAATAGCAGCAATAAGGTTCCTATGAGAAATGATCCAATAGCCAGTTCATTGGAAAATGCCCATCTGTAATAGGATTTTATAAGGTTTGGTCTTTGCATGTTCTTGTTTTTAGGATTAAAAATTATAATAGTCCAAATGAATCAGCAATGATGTAATACAAGAAAACTATTGGAATGTTACTCAATAAAATCGCAATTTTCAGTCCTATGTATTTTCTCTGCTGCGGCATCATGTAAAAATGATAGAGCAGGTGGGTGAGCATTATAATATTGAGAATAGCAGTCAGCATAAAGAATACAAAACCAATTAGCAGTATGAATGTATTGTCAGCAAGGGTTAGAAAAAGTATAAATAAAAGTGTTCCGATTGTAAAACAGCCAAGTGCGAGTTCGGTAGAAGTTCTGCCATCAAAAGGTTCTTTCTGGGTTAAAGTAGTTTCCATAATTTGTTAGTGGTTTATAGCTGAATAGATTTTTCTCAAAGAGTAGAATAAATAGATGTAGACTCCAAAATAAAAGGAGAACAGTAATGCATGTACAGATAATAATGAGGCTAGCGTATCCTGAAATAATTTTATAGGACTGCTCAAAATGTCCCAGCTGTTGTACCGCAGTATTCTTCCGAGATAAATTCCAATGCCGCATAAAAAACAGATGACAGGCGTTAATAAATTGATAATTAAAGAAGAAGTATAAGTTTTTATGATGTTTTCGAACTCTATCAGTGAAATAATGCCCAGCGTAAATCCAATCAGGGCATATGAGCTTATGACAACCAAATCGAACCAGAACAAATGGTTTTCAGATTGTGACAGGTGAATCAGATCGGTAAGAATGTAAAACGAATTTGGCAGAAAAAGGAGCCAGAGAAATAGCAGTGTAAATGTCTTAATTCTGCTTTTCTGAAAACTAATCTGGGTTTTCAGACAGCTGATGAAAAGATAGGGAATGAAGGCCAGAAACAGATTCCAAACTAAAAAAAAGAGATAAACTGTATTGGTCAATTTGGCGCGAACAACGAGTAAAATCAAGCAGTAAGCAGTAAATAAGAATAAAACGCTGTTGATTTTTCGGTTGCTGTTGAATAGGTTGATGATGAGCTTCATAATTTAAATGTTAAAGGTTTGCTGAATAGTTTTAATTGGAATCAGGAGCATTTTTGAAAAATCCAAAGAGTAGAAGTGATGTGCTGTTTTACCTTTATGAAATTCCTTGAAAAAATATTTAATATGCATAGGGTAGAAGAGTGTGCCGACAGTTATGACTATATACAAATACAGGCTTTTTTTACCATTACCCATTAGATAATACTGCATTCCGATTTCTTCCCGCACACTTACGCCAGTGCTGGTGAGTACATGAATGATATCATGATCTTCTAGTTTGGGCTGGATCTCAAAATTGTTTTTCTGTAAAAACTGGCCTAGATGAAAACCTAATGTTTCCTCAGGATATGTACGTAGATCTTGTTTGTGAATCTTCCAGGCAGTTTTGTTTTTGAAGAATCGCTGATATGGTTTTTTACTCCATTCGTACATTTTTTCGATGAATTTGTCTTTCATTTTTATTAATTAAAAGTACTTTGAATTTCAAAGTTTAAGGTTAAAAAAAAGAGTTAGCGTTTCTGTATTAATTTTTCCAGGGCGCTGATATGATCTTGAAATGCTTTTCGCCCCTCTTTGGTTGCTCTATAGCTGGTATTTGGTTTTTTACCGATGAATTGTTTCTCAATGGCAATGTAATTTTCTTGTTCTAGTGCTTTGGTATGGCTCGCTAAGTTACCATCGGTTACGCCCAATAATTCTTTCAAAGTACTAAAATCGGCCGATTCATTGACCATCAGAATAGACATGATGCCTAGTCTGATGCGATGGTCAAAAGCTTTATTGATATTTTGAATAATATTTTTCAAATCTTAGTAAGTGTCTATTATTGTGGTTACTATTTTGGATTGTTCCAAGTCTGACGGTGCGACAACATTTTCTTCAAGCGGAATTTTAGTTCCATATCTTTCGGACAGTATTGTCTGAGCACGGCTGTCTTTCAGGTTAAAATCTTTCAGTTTCTGCAATGGACATAATTCAATTCCAGCTCCGTTTTTGTAAATTTTCCAAATTAATTCAGAGCAGTATATTTTATCATCAGACCATTCAAAATACAAATCATAGTCTTTGTTATTTAGTGTTTCTCCATAGGCTTTCATCTTTTGCAGTGTCTCCGCATTGAGTAGCACTGATGCATTTTTTAAGCGGGTTACCACAAAATGATTATCTTTACCATGTGTTATCCAAGTTTCCAGCGGTGTATATTTTACAGGCTGTACAGCTTCCAATACATATTTTTTTCCTTTTTCAATAAAAATAATACCGCAGTGAGAGAACTTAGAATTAGTTGCAATTCGAACCGCTTCGCACTGTTTGGATTGTGAAGTCTGAAAAATCATATCGCCGTCCTGAATTTTATTTAAAATAATATCATGACGCAGGCCAAAAAGAATATTACCAAACATAGAATTGGCAATAAACAAAGCACAGCCAAAACTCATCAGAAAGGTAATAACCGCAAAAAGATACTTTGTTTTTTTCATTGTCATTTCTATGGATTTTTATTTGGTTAAATTTAAGCCTTTTTAATTTCGGTCGTACTTAAAGTGCATCATGCTTCCATAAATAATATGGCATACTCCAAACCCTAATGCCCAAAATTCCAATGCATATCCCGAAAATTCGGTTGCCAAAAGTCCCAGGATTATAATGGTAATACCAAGATAACGAACATCTCTTAAAGTATATTTACTTGCATTTACACAGGCTAGTCCATAAAAAATAAGA of Flavobacterium marginilacus contains these proteins:
- a CDS encoding patatin-like phospholipase family protein, encoding MEDKKKVIALAKNYLRGEDISNDVRFEDLYQNLVQFEQYGYAAEILLKKIADNEDQGAEVKLSQYQDLAENIYKDSTLSSYFKFDKAINTLKSFCDLEKTKNSRTLGIAGAVYRSKWKFDHQFHNLLQSRAYYKKGYLIWKNKQHKSILTETECINTAVNYANLNELIVIENLEGLSETCEITAETLVRFETAQKTRKEIVDEYLIDTDEVIFKDGIQDKEKLYEALAEAFFGLRMYNKALYFIKLYTKDKKENWEIKSFSKQIYNLANYQNAEKYQKSTNKDPFQKSEIIEEGQNSCLTALNLQADKNGDENSVKQKPQNKVGIGLSGGGFRASLFHIGVLAALAEKDKLKDVEVISCVSGGSIIGAFYYLKIKQLFESKRDEEIAQEDYIQIVKEIEKEFLDAVQKNIRMRLLTNFFKNVKMWKGDSYSRSNRLAELYEEYFYNPLLPKNKRKDSEFINMSDLFINPFGNESFKLNDDNWKRMNKVPQLILNATAVNTGHNWQFTASWMGEPPTYISDEFDVKPRLRRMYYENAPEDYQKFRLGYAVAASSCVPVLFQPLVLKGLYKNFDLELIDGGVHDNQGIASILEQECNEIIVSDASAQMPDNAIHTGNAMSLFFRVDTILQERLREIQLLDLKSRKYTSIVARLSIVHLKNGLEQLPVSWIDCTDVNRSILYDKEIEDENALLKYGIMKKIQKGLSEVRTDLDSFNDLEAYALMYSGYKQMTHESCSENVKKADWSFLRITESCTLPAKEKQLAAQLKVSGYVPFKIIRRSKALSYTVLGIGGLMVLGLLIYLVGNWDNPSPLLTISISYDLIGLALIVFLVSFLSKFLSQIINIESVLKKKAFLFLLITIGWIFSLLYIAIINPCYNRLGKVK
- a CDS encoding aspartate/glutamate racemase family protein, producing the protein MKKLGLIGGISWVSTADYYKFINEGINKELGGVNFAECIIYSFNYDDIKRNNENNDWESTFNMLSKACQNLKNCGAEAIILCANTMHLIADQIQESIDLPLIHIAVETAKEVQKRGVKKVGLLGTKFTMELDFFKDKLTALDIEVIIPDADDRDFIHDTIFDELGKGLFLETTSARYLSIIEKLIDNGVEGIILGCTEIPLLVKQEMVKVPVFDTALIHSNAAVAFALGKI
- a CDS encoding cysteine desulfurase family protein; translated protein: MKKAYLDNASTTALRPEVILEMTKILTEDYGNPSSTHSQGRNAKSILELSRKSIARQLNAAASEIIFTSCGTEADNWILRSAVKNLKIERIITSKIEHHAVLHTAMALQDEYGIQVDYVNVKPNGELDLTHLAELLSEEKKTLVSLMHVNNETGTVLDLDRVSQICQEHKALFHSDTVQSIGKAKIDLQHTPIDFIVASAHKFHGPKGAGFAFVRKNSGLQPLFFGGEQEKGQRAGTEAVHQIAGMAKALELSYENLETESLYIDSLKEYTVEKLKANFPDFKINGENTFYNLLNVTLPMDESKTSMILFHLDMKGIAVSRGSACQSGSIRPSHVLAEMLSPDELKKPNIRISFSHFNTKEDIDLLIEGLKRI
- a CDS encoding EamA family transporter, producing the protein MKKYNYYFAAFSAFFLWGFFSLALKPISSYPSLDIMFYRVFFSVFILTAINLIFRRKNIKKNWDDFKIMTKKTKQKIIILTLTGSLILASNWLIFIYVINHVNVKAGSLAYLICPILTTVFAFFLLREKLNKWKWTAVCISTISCVLLSLNHFQDILYSLVVASTYALYLVSQRKNCEIDKFLILNIQLLFIALLILPFYPSYSGAIPTEPLFYTCLFCIVVLFTIIPLFLNLYALKGLDSSTVGILMYINPIINFSLAVFYFKEDVSLLQMLSYSLILISIIIFNKKVLFGKKNKSKTIVPDSKSV
- a CDS encoding Smr/MutS family protein, yielding MFNKGDKVSVLDDAVDGVVLSVKDGVVTIETTDGFVMNYNAGELIKIGESANLMEGIKGININEIKKEKEIPKPRSFVKEKKDKNELPVPEFDLHIEKLVPNKRGMSNYDILTLQAETAQRHIEFAIRNRIPKIVFIHGVGEGILKAELDFLLGRYDNIVFQDANYQKYGQGATEVYFKQNK
- the creD gene encoding cell envelope integrity protein CreD — protein: METTENQNPAPTPFFQSNTAKMIMIGILTLVLLIPLEFVKSLIIERSYRQEEVITEINDKWGESVYFYGPILKVPYTTFDETLSINQKTNETLKQRKAITRYAYFFPEDLKAKSNVVTKVLNRNNYESVVYSSKMNFEGYYIQPDFSSKNIPAEVIQWNKATILIKTTNLKSIKDEVKINFGGTKFTFEPVYSTNLNDTTQALETGFIDLKSILKTAKTSFGFDITYNGSKQIKMVPIGKTTQLSMLSNWGSPSFTGNFLPDDKTKTIDASGFSASWKILHINRAFSQQFFENLPDLGTYAFGVDFVIPVNQYQQNERAAKYGFLVIGLTFLIFFLIQSISKIKIHIFQYSMIGLALILFYTLLISITEHSSFTKAYLIAAVAVITLIALYSVSILKGSKFPLFIAASLTGLYSFIYVIIQLENYALLVGSIGLFSILAAIMYFSRKIDWNK
- a CDS encoding DUF1361 domain-containing protein — translated: MKLIINLFNSNRKINSVLFLFTAYCLILLVVRAKLTNTVYLFFLVWNLFLAFIPYLFISCLKTQISFQKSRIKTFTLLFLWLLFLPNSFYILTDLIHLSQSENHLFWFDLVVISSYALIGFTLGIISLIEFENIIKTYTSSLIINLLTPVICFLCGIGIYLGRILRYNSWDILSSPIKLFQDTLASLLSVHALLFSFYFGVYIYLFYSLRKIYSAINH
- a CDS encoding winged helix-turn-helix domain-containing protein — translated: MKNIIQNINKAFDHRIRLGIMSILMVNESADFSTLKELLGVTDGNLASHTKALEQENYIAIEKQFIGKKPNTSYRATKEGRKAFQDHISALEKLIQKR
- a CDS encoding YiiX family permuted papain-like enzyme, producing MTMKKTKYLFAVITFLMSFGCALFIANSMFGNILFGLRHDIILNKIQDGDMIFQTSQSKQCEAVRIATNSKFSHCGIIFIEKGKKYVLEAVQPVKYTPLETWITHGKDNHFVVTRLKNASVLLNAETLQKMKAYGETLNNKDYDLYFEWSDDKIYCSELIWKIYKNGAGIELCPLQKLKDFNLKDSRAQTILSERYGTKIPLEENVVAPSDLEQSKIVTTIIDTY